One bacterium DNA segment encodes these proteins:
- a CDS encoding SpoIID/LytB domain-containing protein yields MKLKILLIQICAMLLVSSCARMNYALRQEGYDKLKQPIIRVRVLHTKNEVQVGAKGDCVVRTWNINDEKSAYYSAVNVAVRPEGQYLALYDLKGNRLESKLRRVTVVAEKKSWLWLDKRKFRGIFEFYSDGHDTMYVVNVLHVEDYLRGVLAPEIGRRKPEEIEAVKAQAVAARTYALATRNKYPDKEYDLVNEILDQVYTGVEGEFRLCDNALKQTRGEVMKADGNLIDAFYHSTCGGHTDNIEDVWEKSAKSYLKSVEDDTFCNWSKYYTWDEEFPAATLLGNVRSYLKSTGRTSSRLGSQLQDLQIESRSIGGRIASLNIVTEAGKTNLGKDIIRWAFARPGLPGILRSSDFELDLKRNANGRISTVSIHGRGYGHGVGMCQCGAIGRARAGLPYDQILTHYYTGVQIQKLY; encoded by the coding sequence ATGAAACTGAAGATACTTCTGATACAGATCTGCGCAATGTTGCTTGTGTCATCATGCGCCCGGATGAACTATGCACTACGACAAGAGGGCTACGATAAACTCAAGCAACCGATTATCCGAGTGCGGGTCCTTCATACGAAGAACGAAGTTCAAGTCGGTGCCAAAGGTGATTGCGTCGTACGCACCTGGAACATCAATGACGAAAAGTCGGCGTACTATTCGGCTGTCAATGTCGCGGTGAGGCCGGAAGGTCAATACCTCGCGCTGTATGATCTCAAAGGCAACCGGCTTGAATCCAAACTTCGCCGCGTAACTGTCGTTGCTGAGAAGAAGAGCTGGCTGTGGCTCGACAAACGAAAATTCCGTGGCATCTTCGAGTTCTACTCCGACGGTCACGATACGATGTATGTTGTCAACGTGCTGCATGTCGAGGACTACCTTCGCGGCGTATTGGCGCCGGAGATCGGCAGGCGCAAGCCGGAGGAGATTGAGGCGGTGAAGGCTCAAGCGGTCGCGGCAAGGACTTATGCCTTGGCGACACGCAACAAGTATCCGGACAAGGAATATGATCTTGTTAACGAAATTCTCGATCAGGTGTACACCGGCGTCGAGGGCGAATTTCGCCTTTGCGACAACGCACTCAAGCAGACACGTGGGGAAGTGATGAAGGCCGACGGCAATCTCATCGATGCCTTCTATCACTCGACTTGCGGTGGTCATACTGACAACATTGAAGACGTGTGGGAGAAGAGCGCGAAGTCATATCTCAAGAGTGTGGAGGACGACACTTTCTGCAACTGGTCAAAGTACTACACGTGGGACGAAGAGTTTCCGGCAGCGACACTGCTCGGCAATGTCCGCAGCTATCTGAAGTCCACCGGGAGGACAAGCTCGCGCCTTGGCAGCCAACTGCAGGATCTGCAAATTGAGTCGCGTTCTATTGGCGGCCGTATAGCTTCGTTGAATATTGTCACCGAAGCAGGTAAGACGAATCTTGGCAAAGATATCATTCGCTGGGCATTTGCCCGTCCCGGATTACCGGGCATTCTCAGATCATCGGACTTCGAACTGGACCTAAAGCGTAACGCCAATGGCCGAATTTCGACCGTTTCGATTCATGGCCGAGGCTACGGGCACGGTGTCGGTATGTGTCAATGCGGAGCAATTGGTCGTGCGCGAGCGGGTCTGCCATACGACCAAATCCTAACCCATTACTACACCGGCGTACAGATTCAAAAATTGTATTGA
- a CDS encoding OmpA family protein translates to MRKYVLILCVAVTVAFCVSAELQASIKNRPFSLQLVLNGIQPALNDSAQIWLFSPYWGADVQYMVSQQFAIVGAFRSGKIYNDSVSTSLFKFNNDRANRRWSLTGISLGPKFYLNQRGHTTPYAQARFEMLLWNIKSHPANEAIVVENTDGNARDYKATEFGITIGLGLEQLLTDRVAFSLGAEYTHFAGIGADFAQWVKNSRSRAILQFGIGVSIHFGGKGRSMLEEAEKKPQNPNRISRKVYEEDADEEKDTVIAVPPPVPVRVDTVQSVPALVAPPDTDKDSDGVVDLLDKCKNTPIGAIVDRDGCPLDSDNDKIFDGIDRCPQTLPADVRHVDSTGCAPDSDGDGIADHRDLCPSTAKGVAVDSNGCVLDLDNDGVENSIDKCPDSSKELPINQDGCPDLVKIFEKQVFHKLFDAGEVKIRSDQTAVFDSIVKMLKMFPEVSVMVNGYTDDVGPDDGNLQLSQKRADAVKNYLASAGVADSRITSIGRGESNFMASNRTRNGREQNRRIELEFKF, encoded by the coding sequence ATGCGAAAGTATGTTCTGATTCTATGTGTTGCCGTAACGGTTGCTTTCTGCGTAAGCGCCGAACTGCAAGCCAGTATCAAAAACCGCCCCTTTTCGTTACAGCTTGTTCTGAATGGAATCCAGCCGGCACTTAACGACTCCGCCCAAATCTGGCTATTCAGTCCGTACTGGGGCGCCGATGTGCAGTACATGGTTTCACAACAATTCGCGATTGTCGGCGCATTTCGCAGCGGCAAGATCTACAACGACTCTGTCAGCACATCACTCTTTAAGTTCAACAATGATCGCGCCAATCGACGTTGGTCGCTCACCGGAATTTCTCTTGGTCCAAAATTCTATCTAAATCAACGCGGGCATACGACGCCGTATGCTCAGGCTCGATTTGAAATGCTACTCTGGAACATCAAGTCACATCCTGCCAATGAAGCAATCGTCGTAGAAAACACCGACGGCAATGCCCGAGATTACAAGGCAACCGAGTTTGGTATTACAATTGGACTGGGGCTGGAGCAGCTTCTCACTGATCGCGTCGCGTTCTCTCTGGGAGCGGAATACACGCACTTTGCCGGCATCGGCGCTGACTTTGCACAGTGGGTAAAGAACTCGCGTTCTCGCGCCATTCTCCAATTCGGTATCGGGGTTTCCATCCACTTCGGCGGCAAGGGCCGGAGTATGCTTGAAGAAGCCGAAAAGAAACCGCAGAATCCAAATCGCATCAGTCGCAAGGTCTATGAAGAAGATGCAGATGAAGAGAAAGACACTGTTATAGCTGTGCCGCCGCCTGTGCCGGTGCGAGTTGATACGGTGCAATCGGTACCGGCTCTTGTGGCTCCGCCTGATACCGACAAAGATTCTGATGGTGTGGTCGATCTGCTCGACAAATGTAAGAACACACCAATCGGCGCAATCGTTGATCGCGATGGTTGTCCGCTCGACTCCGATAATGACAAGATTTTTGACGGAATCGACCGCTGTCCGCAGACATTGCCGGCTGATGTTCGACATGTCGATAGCACGGGATGTGCTCCTGACTCAGACGGCGACGGAATTGCCGACCATCGCGACTTGTGTCCGAGTACGGCCAAGGGAGTCGCCGTCGACAGCAACGGCTGTGTCTTGGACTTAGACAATGATGGCGTGGAAAACTCGATAGACAAGTGCCCTGATTCTTCAAAGGAGCTTCCAATTAATCAGGATGGCTGTCCCGATCTGGTGAAGATATTTGAGAAGCAAGTCTTCCACAAACTCTTCGATGCCGGTGAGGTAAAAATTAGATCTGATCAGACTGCGGTGTTTGATTCCATTGTGAAGATGCTGAAGATGTTTCCCGAAGTCTCGGTAATGGTCAATGGGTACACGGACGACGTCGGTCCTGATGACGGCAATTTGCAGCTATCACAGAAACGTGCCGACGCTGTGAAGAACTACCTGGCAAGTGCCGGTGTGGCAGATAGCCGAATCACATCTATTGGACGCGGCGAAAGCAATTTCATGGCTTCAAACAGAACGAGGAATGGACGCGAGCAGAATCGTCGCATCGAGCTTGAATTCAAATTCTGA